The following DNA comes from Miscanthus floridulus cultivar M001 chromosome 5, ASM1932011v1, whole genome shotgun sequence.
cccctttatcgactcctaaagaaagctgaccgcttcgagtggacggtCGAGGCtcaggaggtgcttgacatggttaagcgatttCTAACTAAATCGTTGGtcttagttcctccatgcaatggagaatccctcctactctatatatcagccaccacccaagtggttagctccgctttagtagtagagcgagaggaagaggggcatgccttcaaggtgcagcgccctgtgtatttcatcagcgaggtgttatctgactccaagacccgctactcccaaatctagaaactcctctacgccgtcctcatcaccaaaaggaagctatgccactactttgagtcacaccccatgacagtagtgacgtcgttccccctcggtgaggtcgttcgtaaccatgacgctatgggaagaaccgcaaagtgggcactcgagctgatggatcagggcatttcctaTGCTCCTCGAATAGCAATCAAATCTTaggtactagctgacttcatcgcggagtggatcgaggtccagatgccaccagcagctgtcgatcaagagtactggataatgtacttcgatggatcgctgatgaagaagggcgctagagcaagactagtctttgtatctcccctcgaggtccacatgaggtacatggtacggctccatttcccctcatcaaacaatactgcagaatacgaagcgctcatcaacggcctacgaatcgccatcgagctgggcatccgatgcctcgacgttaggggtgactctcagctggtcgtgaacctaggtcatgaaagagtcatgctaccACGactgccaagatggaggcatactgtcaagaagtcctgatggctggaggacaaattcgactgcctcgaactcaatcacatcccaaggctgcctcaacgaagcagccgacacacttgcgaaagcagcatccggccAAGAGCCAATCCCAACTGGcagtctttgccagtgatcaacacaaaccctcgatgCGCTATGCTGGGGTCAAAACGAgtcgacgatggcccatctagtcctgATTCTAGGGGCCAATCCTCCAACTGCTCCTccctgaccccaaggtcatggagcttgaagaggaccctaGCAGTGGACtctgaccctcccgatgactaggagaacgccttacctcgactaccttccTCCACTGACATACTACcgacagacaagacggaagcccaacGGCTCGCACGATGcaccaaatccttcgttcttgtagagggcgaactctacaaacgaagtcacatcggaattttGTAACTCTATATCCCTAGCGaatagggaaaactcctgctaggcgacatccacggtggagtctgcagtcatcatgccgcaccaagaaccttggttgggaatgcattccgacaaggtttctactggtccaccgcagtagccgatgccgagcaaattgtacgcacctacgaagggtgccagtactacgctcggcaaacacacctcccggcctagactctccagatgatccccatcacgtggcccttcatggtctaggggctcgacctggttgggccactcaaaaaggcacctaggggctttacccacctgcttgtcaccatagacaagtttacaaaatggattgaagctcgaccaatatccacgatcaaatccgagcaagccgtgctattcttcctcgacatcgtccatcgctttggagtaccgaactccatcattatGGACAATGGCATATAGTTcactggtaggaaattcattcgattctgtgatgaacaacacaactGGATCGATTGggtagccgtcgcacacccccggacaaacgggcaggtcgagcgctcaaacagcatgcttcttcaaggcctcaaacccagaattttcaaccgattgaacaaattCAGCGCACGCTGGCTAGCTGAGCTCTCggccatgctctggagcctaaggacaactcctagctaggccaccggctacacacctttcttcatggtctatggttccgaggctgttctcccaacggacctcgactatggagcaccaagaatcaaagcatacgacgaacagggggctaaagcatctcaccaagatgccatggaccagctagatgaagcccacaACATCGctctcctccgttcagctaagtaccagcaggcgctacgatggtaccacagccgatgggtgcggggtcgagccttcaatgttggagacctcgtcctccatcttgtgtagagcaacaaggaccgccacaaactctccccgccctaggaagggccctacgtcatcgcggaagtacttcgcctAGGCACCTaccagttgaaaaccatcaacgatgatgtcttcaccaacgcctggaacatcgagcagctacgtcgtttctatccttaaaataagcttacacttcttccttatcagattttgtcataacaaaaccctgatccttagtgacttcctgacccctgcaaatcgctgaggggtcagacctcactcaggggctagcatgtgatcgtaacatatgacatatgtaatacaagtattacgcttgcaaaaaacctcctgtgttatatttacaaacattctctaagttttccattcgcctcataaacgagtcccaagggctaagattttgggaaccaattctgaatacaactggtaggactgcgagacacccactgccccagcggctgcaacctctttgctcaccagttcaattagaattagttcacccacgttcctagcttcttatgacttagaccatgagaagggtcgaaaagcactaaaatcattcctatagaaaggagaaagataaaaaattgcttgccataagcaaaggatgtaattttgttcattttttgcataaATTCGTCACTTAtaaagcgatttcattacaaaaaggaacaatatacttataaattcagaggtctatttactcgggggcttccccacaaaggtatttcattacagtctctgcttagctcttctacaagtactactacggtcgccatgccacgctctccatcggcgacgcccgaggcatgtacatgggccagctcgtctactgcgatcgctgcgccatgctctccatcggcgacgcccggggcatgtacacgggccagcttgtCTACtgtggtcgccgtgccacgctctccatcggcgatgcccggggcatgtacacgggccagctcgtctactgcggtcaccgtgccacgctctccatcggtgacatccTGATATCCCGCCGCTTCacaggatcctcgaaggcgccaccatctacgacgcctcTGCCAGAgcatctggggactacgccatcatcatcagccgcaaccccgacagcaaTGCCTCCGCTGGAGCGTCcgaggactacgccatcgtcgtcagccgcaaccccgacaacgATGCCTCTGCCGGAGCgttcggggactacgccatcgtcgtcagccgcaaccttgACAGCGACGCCACCGctagggcatctagggactatgccatcatccccagccataaccctgacaacggcgtatgggtaggaaatgcctcccgccaaaggaggagcacagcggacgacGGCGCAGTCGATGACAtacgacgcccaccggcgcctcttctcctttggcagcagcgactcctcagcaagggcagcacgcaccatctcatctacattggataacctccagctcgacatcatgcaCCAGACTCATGAGCAAATTtgtgagttctctctctctctctctggcattactctttctcactcaggaactgccgtgatgcacggacgcattcggtggaaaggaagaagaaggagagatagcggctcagaggcagaagaggaggtgggatgagaactcctctccccctccctatttaaagaggaggcgcttgtagctaaggaaaggcgaaaggttggatgaaaaacccactcccttcccctctttaaatacggaatcaatgctgattgatatctgaggggacacgCCGGAATTGACGAGATGCACCCCGGTCGACGAGgcatccctctttggtcaaactaagCACTAcctaggtatggcccgccactgacccactCCGGACATGgcaattaaggcacccacataggcagacaacccttcacctccccatgcaggaccacggatgaTCCGATGATAGGACCTTTCGGATCTCCTAGGCCagccgttcggcccagaagacacgacgaacaaacgtccaaagaaagataagcatctccgctttcttactttatgcgttaaaattcattctcgagcttccgaccccgtcaaaaagcgggaacacgaacatcactcgggggctaccgaggatgtctaccaatctagacatcctcctcacctgaccccctccatacgcttgaaactaaggatgcGAAACACaggcatagaactttgagtaaaactggacgaactagcagaccctacgcctcggtagctacagtgtttctgttcaccagaaaaattaTGCTCAACACCCCTCGCGTCTCCAGCTTCGACGACTGCCTTCTcaggaagggttcggaggggtctgcctatagaatctcccccaaaggagaagctgtcaggttgcccaagctaATTAAATGGCTCAGGACCGCCACcaagatacgaaaaacaaagaatagcgattcttatgcaggttactccaacctcatcgcaaacatcagggtCTGAACCCCGCATGGACACATTTGGTAGGAGCCTTTCGTCACccataccgccaaggtaacgttaccgaccctgcCTTTATttcaattatattatacataggcaaaacatcccaacgctttgtgtcgcatcatgaaatggccgtcgcctcattcgatataggcgaccacaggccgaggtttgaaggttggcccacgaagggctcgaggccgcctcatgccaaaCCGAGCCtagggagagataaccaagacaagccccagcggccctatCCGACCCCGCTCAAAAGCGGACAGGGATGTCTTGAtcttttctcattcgattctaacccctgagccaaacccacagaatctccatcgaggagaggaccATCAGGCCACCGGAGCCTATcaaacggctcaggcatctgccgggaggcgggttaagaagttgtggagtgccaccagagggctctactgaccccatcagcaaatgatggacccagattccacatgaacgtacctgttagtgagctcgttgagcgcgatactcgagccatcgaggcaagtgttgttcacttagcccctccgattacaaaaaccaaggatggggtaacacgcaaataatagctgacccctatcagaccctaacaaggctcgggggctcgagccaatcaatacagggacacaggttcgaaggccccacctttccgagcccatagaatccccagttggggatttctgttggaagacagggcggggaatattgcgatgtcattcatggacttcgtcgaccctgtcaccaaaaccatagttctgatctccagtaacccccgaccccagcaaatgcagggggtcggaccttactcatgggctggttaaggtacggctacctcctttctttctttcaaaacaatctcctcgcatcatgaccagcggcataattcaggggaacagattggtaagatcgtaaaaaatcaaacaaaacgaaattgcgATGCAAAATCACGAAACCGCATCCAGACTCAAAaaataccaacacttgtccacatattacatataagttgttctcaaaattattcgactaatTACTCTctcggagggagaaccatctcttttagattgtctgccaggtttttcgtaaggggagcaaccatctcctccatttcctctagctcttcatcctcgtaggtggacgggaagcctttgctcatcacctttaggttgatttccttctcgtaatgagcatgggcgacagTGAAGGCCTAGGTAATCCTGACGTggaaggcactctcctcaagctggcccacccgagccgtgatacctgcgacACGAGTTGCGAGCgagctggtctccaccggctctgtCACATTCaaggcattaaggaccaccctgaccgtagcttgcagaagatcatgctcatcgctctcaacctaaagggcccttcgtgcataggcagcctctttttctagcttgacggAGACATTTTCAGCGCTAAACCTTCGGttcaccgcgtcaccgagctcTGCCCGAAGAGAgcagaccacctcgacgtccttgtCCACCTTCTACTggagggccatggccctactcttggccttccgctggaggtcccgctccatctctagctcctttaggactttgccggccttctcattggccgtggcattcctctgcagcagctcatctcgctctttttggagcctagcaatctcctccccatccagcttagacctcgccgacagaTCCTTGAACATCCTGTGGGCCTCCTCTGCATCCTGACGCGCCTAGGCCTCCTGCTCCTGGgtggtagcaagctgggcggccatgtctacTCACAGCTGGGCCTCCTcaggagaggcgatcccactccaccTTCTGTTCagtggaggaattgggatttattcctGGCTACAAGCAACAAGAAcctaagaggaagaagactggtatcagaaatgcgaaaacacaaaaacatgcgaaagaaagaagaaagcccagaaaatacctgagtagtagggataacgatctcatggagggctcctctggcctagtCTAGGGTGTTCAGCATGGtcaagatcccgatgtcaagaccctcccgctccatgctctcagaatgatcatcgagcgagaaaagagccgacgtcgggtcttgagcggccatccactagagcaggcGGCTCCCCCCAGCGCAGGGAGTGGCTTTCTCCCAACAAAGGGACTGGggacggctccctcctgaccctgtgcggcaccaccgctgcactcaaggaccctctggctggaccctcctccattTGGGCCGCTttgagcgccacgggcggatccacctaggcccctggtggcgcggattgcactacgccctcagGCGCCACCACGACCGTGCCTGGCCGATCTTGGCTTGGCgtggtcacgaccacctccaccggcggtatgcggccTTCGGCCAGTTGTTCCATGTCTGCCATGGAGGAggccgctcgctcagtaacctctgtgggcgtgggagccaccacggGCACCGTTAGGTCGGCCAACGTGGCCCCGACGtcagcaccactcctgcccgaaatggGGGTGACtctaggcgacgccgtctgtccctgcttgaatggcgagactcttcttgggcactagccctagggggtgacccgtccgcaagaacctgcacaaaggtaataaccattaagtcaaaatagaaatggaaaaaggatgaaaacaggggaatcagcaacttacgttgacgtcctcggctggcggaagcattttggggatggatccttagatccctgccccgactcatctgggcgggactgtttcgagcctgccccctactctagggcaggggggttcatctcgtcgggcgcggcaccggagccgctcccctccatcgtctcgttgGGCGCAGCACTGGAGCTacccccctccatcgtctcacggggcgcagcaccggagccactcccctccattcGTCTCATCAGGCACGGCACCGAAGCCGCCCCCCTCCATTGTCTCGTCGGGCGCAGCActagagctgctcccctccatcatcgcCTCGGGGTTGGCAGCAACAAGCCCAccctcccccatccaccggtcctcagccggcacgccgtgcgaagcggcagactcgccggcctccaccgacctcatcgattcacttccctccgcgtggaaagggaagggcccctgcatggaTGGACGCCCCAATGCCCAATCCAtgccgacggctacctcgtcgtcgtcgtcatcatcatcgtcatcgtcgtcgtcctcactactcacgtcctctccccgatcccgtgcctcctgcttcagtcgtttcgccttcttcatctcctcccttgctttcttggCCCACTCGACCGcaagtcgattcgccgccgccacgaccttgtccttcggcagtggaaccgGACTGTCCTTGAAGACCAGCCacctcggctggtcccaacgtcacaaagcaagtgttaaaaaatgGAGATCTAGGAAAAATAAAAGAGCATGGGaaaagagggcttacgaattcaaagaatctaggctccggccgcattgggggctGTCCGGGCAccgatacacaatgtcgaggaccctaCCTATaaaatccttcgtcggctccatcacctccttaatgtgctgcgccacttccgagaaagggagcagcctcgtcaacgagcaccgtcccctcgaacgatatcttgggcatcatccgatgcaggggaagcacatgcgccatcagtggcgccaccctcctcgtaaggtaggcgccgataatctccgtcccctttacaccccgatccttcagggcttggagggcggaaagaaggtcggagatgtgtttcttgtctttggactagaCGCCCCAGCCCCTCGACTCTAGaacatccacaataagacgtccagtGTACTTCaatagggtggcactcacatcatccctaacataaaaccactgcaagtgccatcccttgttggatgtcgccagacgcatgtatgggtaactcctcaaccgggtatggcgcagatgaatgctggcacatcccatcggcgcgttcacatctttccccccaatcttcctctttgacaaactaatgttaaagaaataccgccacagatcaaaatggggatcgatccccaggaaaccctcacacagggcaacaaacgctgccatgtgttgaatcccattgggagttagatgctgcagctctacctcatagtaatccagcagcccccgaaggaatctatgcgtgggtacccccaaatccccgctcatggaagatggcaaaagagatgaCATACCCTTTAGgcagcaccggctcaccctcatcgccaggtagcagccactcctagacggcggacagtgggcggagaaggccacggcgggctgaggccctccagacgccaggaggtgatgctagatctaccccacaactccattaaagtaaTAGGGGAGGAGGGCAGACGCGAGCTTAACGGTGGCTGCAACACGAACGCAAGctggtcgacggtggcgatgcgggcgcagGAGGCTGGGACTGATTGGCGATGGATGTTTCAGAAtgcaaaggcaggggagcgaaatacgaaaCCTTAGGGGCGAAACcctatggttttatagggggcgacggatgcgagaagggcaaccgtccacctCGATCTCTAGGCCTACCATGCGTGCCACCACATCATGTCGCGGGACACGTGCccacagtccctatcctctcaccccaaaaaatcTCGACGGACGGTTtgccttccccaggcgaatctggattctctacccacctgggaaacacaagccacgaaggccttttcttttctctttggccctgCCTAGGGCCTAGAAGCTCGGCGGCTggcccaactaaggaaggatCTGCGAACGATTCaaaatcaagggcagaagcaccagttaggtcagccctgaatcagttcccagcgaacgggatgccacgacccactcggaaaaacatccagttgacaaaaaactAAGTCCCTCAGCCTTATCCATGAAGGGACCAATGCAACCccctgggcgactctactcgaatcacccgggggctcaggggctacacccatcgggtgcgctcgcagcGCACCCTgtggcaaagtaacttcgacgaagtcaaaaaaacaccctctaggtggttctactcaaatcacctagaggcttgggggctactatcggggacctaataccggggtaccctagaaggtggaaccaataaccatcgaacatgaaaaacttctggatgcataagggcgccgtttcatcccttattcgagtgacaggagttcggttttCGCCTCGCCTgatgcctttgtgggataactctacctcgctcgagggctcaggattaatctttgtctcgcccgacgcc
Coding sequences within:
- the LOC136454241 gene encoding uncharacterized protein is translated as MLSIGDARGMYTGQLVYCGRRATLSIGDARGMILEGATIYDASARASGDYAIIISRNPDSNASAGASEDYAIVVSRNPDNDASAGAFGDYAIVVSRNLDSDATARASRDYAIIPSHNPDNGVWVGNASRQRRSTADDGAVDDIRRPPAPLLLWQQRLLSKGSTHHLIYIG